A window from Candidatus Krumholzibacteriota bacterium encodes these proteins:
- a CDS encoding efflux RND transporter periplasmic adaptor subunit — MAVACIALADPAAAARNQEKSAEVKKSVCQTGQGAAGSKPENSMEKLQLPGTLRAENVANILATGEGKISRLLVHEGDRVQANQVVAMLSSLLREDIINSARLLVQAKKDELAKDPNNLKLQQELKRAQQDYQFALQQYKENPVTSPIDGVVSRRWVDLGDMVPAKTKLFEIQSSAKLRVDVHVSELDIRKLEIGQSAEIHADACPEKFFKGIVQRIYPQVDSQTRNGMVEIQLKKPCPNLKAGMFVQATFVTRTLARHHCDSRTMRLLSALKTRPVSSSKNGKAEEKVALVTGIGGRMAGWRFVPGVSLSGDQLVVEGQQELKTGTAVKIQGNV; from the coding sequence ATGGCTGTCGCTTGTATCGCTCTGGCTGATCCAGCGGCTGCGGCTCGAAACCAGGAGAAGTCCGCGGAAGTCAAAAAATCCGTATGCCAAACTGGTCAAGGTGCAGCCGGTTCAAAACCGGAAAACTCGATGGAAAAACTACAATTGCCCGGAACGCTGCGGGCGGAGAATGTTGCCAATATCCTGGCCACAGGCGAAGGAAAGATTTCCAGATTGCTGGTACACGAAGGGGATCGGGTGCAAGCCAATCAAGTAGTCGCCATGCTCAGCTCGCTGTTGAGGGAAGACATAATCAATTCGGCGCGGTTGCTCGTGCAGGCAAAAAAAGATGAGCTGGCAAAAGATCCCAATAATCTGAAACTCCAACAAGAATTGAAGCGGGCGCAGCAGGATTACCAGTTTGCCCTGCAGCAATATAAAGAAAATCCAGTGACATCGCCGATCGATGGCGTGGTTTCCCGGCGCTGGGTTGATCTCGGCGACATGGTGCCAGCTAAAACCAAACTGTTCGAAATTCAGAGTAGCGCAAAATTACGGGTGGATGTCCATGTTTCGGAACTGGATATCCGTAAACTTGAGATCGGACAGTCGGCTGAGATTCACGCTGATGCCTGCCCCGAAAAGTTTTTCAAAGGGATTGTACAACGCATCTATCCGCAGGTAGACAGTCAGACACGCAATGGCATGGTGGAAATTCAGCTCAAAAAACCTTGTCCCAACTTAAAAGCTGGCATGTTTGTCCAGGCGACGTTTGTCACCCGAACGCTCGCAAGGCATCATTGCGATTCCCGTACCATGCGATTATTGAGCGCCCTCAAAACAAGGCCTGTTTCATCGTCGAAGAATGGGAAAGCAGAAGAGAAAGTGGCTCTGGTCACCGGCATCGGAGGCCGGATGGCTGGCTGGAGATTCGTTCCAGGAGTCTCGCTGTCAGGCGATCAACTTGTTGTCGAGGGACAGCAAGAGTTGAAAACAGGGACGGCAGTAAAGATTCAGGGGAATGTATAG
- a CDS encoding efflux RND transporter permease subunit, with amino-acid sequence MAIPSMPTDFLPDITYPMIKVYVYWRGATPEEINDNISRSLSSALMSTVDDLDYLESSSIEGMYTLLINFEYGTDVDVAYQDVVAKMGLAGRKLPPDVDPPIMFKADPSQLPVVQLIIQSEGRDIVKLRTWVENVLQDQFLAVKGVAGTEIVGGLEREIRVHLDPERLAAYNLTLNQVINRLREENIERLAGRVTEGSREYIVRTTAEFHSMEDIRNVVILNNNHSMVRLKDLAAVEDSHEDERVITRFNSKPAIKLNILKQADANTVEVAEAVNQLTKKLKETIPPDIHFNTVENQADYIKGAIAGVRDSAIVAVLLVILVIFLFLGHWRQVLVMLVALPVTILFNFFLMKLGNFSINIFSLGGLVVAMGVVLDNSIVVIENITRMHLIEGRSSDTIADNATSEVALAVLASTLTFLALFLPFLLIPGLTSLLFRELILTIAGIVVISLVVALTVTPMLTHYLVTAKGHPRKHHSLADRFIRGHRPQSIAGLWMFF; translated from the coding sequence ATGGCTATTCCCAGCATGCCCACAGACTTTCTGCCGGACATCACCTACCCCATGATCAAGGTCTATGTCTACTGGCGCGGCGCGACCCCGGAGGAAATCAACGACAACATCAGCCGATCGCTGTCGAGCGCGCTCATGAGCACCGTGGATGATCTCGATTACCTGGAGTCGTCCAGCATTGAGGGTATGTATACTCTGCTGATCAATTTTGAATACGGCACGGATGTGGATGTGGCGTATCAGGATGTTGTGGCGAAAATGGGGCTGGCGGGCCGCAAACTGCCGCCCGACGTGGACCCGCCGATCATGTTCAAAGCCGATCCGTCGCAATTGCCGGTGGTGCAGCTTATCATTCAGTCCGAGGGTAGGGATATAGTGAAACTGCGCACCTGGGTCGAGAATGTGCTGCAGGATCAGTTTCTGGCAGTGAAAGGCGTGGCCGGCACCGAAATTGTCGGCGGGCTGGAGCGGGAAATCCGTGTCCATCTCGATCCCGAACGGCTGGCTGCCTACAACCTGACGTTGAACCAGGTGATCAATCGGTTGCGGGAAGAAAATATTGAGCGGCTGGCGGGGCGTGTAACCGAGGGGAGCCGGGAATATATTGTGCGCACCACCGCAGAATTCCATAGCATGGAAGATATACGCAACGTGGTTATTTTAAATAACAATCATTCGATGGTGCGTTTAAAAGATCTGGCAGCTGTGGAAGACAGCCACGAAGACGAGCGCGTGATTACCCGGTTTAACAGTAAGCCTGCCATTAAATTAAACATTCTCAAGCAAGCTGACGCGAACACGGTTGAAGTGGCGGAAGCGGTAAACCAGTTGACCAAAAAACTGAAAGAAACCATACCGCCCGACATTCATTTTAACACTGTGGAAAACCAGGCAGATTACATTAAAGGCGCTATCGCCGGCGTCAGAGATTCTGCCATTGTCGCCGTGCTGTTGGTTATTCTGGTGATCTTTCTTTTCCTGGGGCACTGGCGGCAGGTGCTGGTGATGCTCGTTGCCCTGCCGGTTACGATTCTGTTCAATTTTTTTCTGATGAAACTGGGCAATTTTTCCATCAACATATTTTCCCTGGGCGGACTGGTGGTGGCCATGGGCGTGGTGCTGGACAACTCCATAGTGGTGATCGAAAATATCACCCGGATGCATCTGATAGAAGGAAGAAGCAGTGACACAATAGCAGACAACGCTACTAGCGAAGTCGCACTTGCTGTGCTGGCGTCCACCCTGACTTTTTTGGCGTTGTTCCTGCCGTTTCTACTCATTCCGGGTCTAACATCATTGTTGTTTCGCGAATTGATTCTAACCATCGCGGGGATCGTGGTCATTTCGTTGGTTGTAGCGCTGACCGTCACGCCCATGCTGACCCACTACCTGGTCACCGCCAAGGGGCATCCCCGCAAACATCACAGCCTTGCCGACCGTTTCATTCGAGGTCATCGACCGCAATCTATCGCCGGGCTCTGGATGTTCTTCTGA
- a CDS encoding efflux RND transporter permease subunit codes for MFRWIVVAVFIALLIAAVFFFGKIGSEFLPKVDDGRLMIKAILPTGTSGSPHRQPAGPAGERRARRPAMWTSILCCPAEKFGGSLPTKSPMKARLASSWFPKPIGPFRPNNTCRTHQDRQVMKSCVPGARLVVKQAKMKGIRKMGESDVEIKVRGFDLNRLNEMAQQVAARLNKIDGLTNIRVGTQITKPEYQIHVDRLRLADLGISTQTISNSVKSLIDGAVASQYRDQGEYYDIRVMVPENRMTSKQDIENLFIDGRNGEKVPLRTVAKVIPRLGPVEIIREDQVKQIVVSSDVTAGASVGEMAAVVNQSLADIPMPEGYSFEFGGQVYLMQESQNVMIKIILFALFFAYVILAIQFNSFKQPLLILMGVPFALVGVIAALLLTGFPAGATVLIGVIIMTGGIATQGVVLISFINEYRRKGLALREAILEAAPLRVRPILMTQATTMLGLMPLAINWGEGGDMLKPMAIAVIGGLFFSLFVTLLLLPNLYFIFEKTFKSKGESS; via the coding sequence ATGTTCCGCTGGATTGTCGTAGCGGTTTTTATCGCGCTACTGATCGCCGCCGTCTTTTTCTTCGGCAAGATCGGCAGCGAATTCCTGCCCAAAGTGGATGACGGACGGCTCATGATAAAGGCGATTTTGCCGACCGGCACCTCCGGTAGCCCGCACCGACAGCCTGCTGGCCCGGCTGGAGAGCGTCGTGCAAGACGACCCGCTATGTGGACAAGTATTTTGTGCTGTCCGGCGGAAAAGTTTGGGGGCTCATTACCTACGAAATCGCCAATGAAGGCGAGATTGGCATCGAGCTGGTTCCCAAAGCCAATCGGCCCTTTTCGACCGAACAATACATGCCGAACGCATCAAGACCGTCAGGTGATGAAATCATGCGTTCCTGGCGCCAGACTGGTCGTGAAACAGGCAAAGATGAAAGGCATCCGTAAAATGGGCGAATCGGACGTGGAGATCAAAGTCCGAGGCTTCGATTTAAACAGATTGAATGAAATGGCGCAGCAGGTGGCAGCTCGTTTGAATAAAATAGACGGATTGACCAATATCCGCGTCGGTACACAGATTACCAAGCCTGAATATCAGATTCACGTGGATCGTCTGCGACTGGCAGATTTGGGCATTTCCACGCAGACAATCTCTAATTCAGTAAAAAGCCTGATTGACGGCGCGGTGGCCTCCCAATATCGCGACCAGGGTGAGTATTACGACATTCGGGTGATGGTGCCTGAAAATCGCATGACTTCAAAGCAGGATATCGAGAATCTGTTCATCGATGGAAGAAACGGTGAGAAAGTGCCGCTGCGCACCGTGGCAAAAGTTATCCCGCGGTTGGGGCCGGTAGAGATTATCCGTGAGGATCAGGTGAAACAGATTGTGGTGTCCAGCGACGTGACCGCAGGCGCCAGCGTGGGTGAAATGGCAGCGGTAGTCAATCAATCGCTGGCTGATATCCCTATGCCTGAAGGCTATTCGTTTGAGTTTGGCGGCCAGGTCTATCTGATGCAGGAAAGCCAGAACGTCATGATAAAAATAATCTTGTTCGCTCTGTTCTTCGCTTATGTCATTCTGGCGATACAATTCAATTCCTTTAAACAGCCGCTGCTGATTTTAATGGGGGTGCCCTTCGCTTTAGTGGGCGTGATTGCGGCGTTACTTCTGACCGGTTTTCCGGCCGGTGCCACCGTACTCATCGGCGTGATCATCATGACCGGCGGTATCGCCACCCAGGGCGTGGTGCTGATCTCCTTTATCAATGAATACCGCCGGAAAGGCCTGGCGCTGCGGGAAGCGATTCTGGAAGCGGCGCCCCTGCGCGTGCGTCCCATTCTGATGACTCAGGCAACCACTATGCTGGGCTTAATGCCGCTGGCGATCAACTGGGGTGAAGGCGGCGACATGCTTAAGCCGATGGCCATCGCGGTGATCGGCGGATTGTTCTTTTCCCTGTTCGTGACGCTTCTGTTGCTGCCGAATCTGTATTTTATTTTTGAGAAAACCTTCAAATCGAAAGGAGAATCTTCATGA
- a CDS encoding thioredoxin family protein, with protein MNIKIIGRDSAMQRQLKTDVEDIIHELGLECKLDIIHHMNEILKIEEKNILLTPALIVDDKIICQGHIWAKEHIAQFMQKHCSKTERKNNNELTNKFSYWKGIPREEIDWAPIVDLNKCTGCGICVTSCGRNVFDYDWGRKKTVVARPLQCMVGCTSCKVWCVYDAIRFPDSDRIRTLIKKRGVLEVAKKDLDQRKIQQQQ; from the coding sequence ATGAACATTAAAATTATCGGTAGGGACAGCGCCATGCAGAGGCAGCTTAAAACTGATGTGGAGGATATTATCCACGAATTGGGCCTTGAATGTAAGCTGGATATTATTCATCATATGAATGAAATTCTGAAAATAGAAGAAAAGAATATCTTGCTCACTCCGGCTTTGATTGTGGATGACAAAATTATATGCCAGGGTCATATATGGGCCAAAGAACATATTGCACAATTTATGCAGAAGCACTGTTCAAAAACCGAGCGGAAAAATAACAATGAATTAACCAACAAGTTCTCATACTGGAAAGGCATACCCAGAGAAGAGATTGATTGGGCGCCGATTGTCGATTTGAATAAATGCACAGGCTGCGGCATATGCGTGACCTCTTGCGGCCGAAATGTTTTTGATTATGACTGGGGCCGTAAAAAAACTGTTGTTGCTCGACCGCTCCAGTGCATGGTGGGGTGCACATCCTGCAAAGTGTGGTGCGTTTATGATGCCATCCGTTTTCCGGATAGTGATAGAATCAGAACGCTAATCAAAAAACGCGGCGTCTTGGAGGTCGCTAAAAAAGATCTTGATCAGCGAAAAATACAACAGCAGCAATAG